The proteins below come from a single Brevundimonas sp. LM2 genomic window:
- the chpT gene encoding histidine phosphotransferase ChpT, giving the protein MTDTAFDAPLQTLPLDRLPMDGPELASLIAAKLCHDFISPSGAIVSGLDLLNDPSAQDMRDDAIALITDSAKKMVALVQFCRVAFGAATTAERFTGSELQALVDGVTQGGRATLDWRLEVAEYAKPQARALMNLAYLTIAALPMGGQAVVTARAGAAGLVLEGVAEGARARLKPEAATGLAGQRLTEGLAGQWVQPYWLWLTVQQAGGTLDVETVDGRVVLRATMTS; this is encoded by the coding sequence ATGACCGATACCGCCTTCGACGCCCCGTTGCAGACTCTGCCGCTGGATCGCCTGCCGATGGATGGCCCCGAACTGGCCAGTCTGATTGCGGCCAAGCTGTGCCACGATTTCATCAGCCCGTCCGGGGCGATCGTCTCGGGCCTGGACCTGTTGAACGATCCGTCGGCGCAGGACATGCGCGACGACGCCATCGCCCTGATCACCGACAGCGCCAAGAAGATGGTCGCCCTGGTGCAGTTCTGCCGCGTCGCCTTCGGGGCCGCCACCACGGCCGAGCGGTTCACGGGCAGCGAGCTCCAGGCCCTGGTCGACGGCGTGACCCAGGGCGGGCGGGCCACCCTGGACTGGCGGCTGGAGGTCGCGGAATACGCCAAGCCCCAGGCCCGGGCCCTGATGAACCTGGCCTATCTGACGATCGCGGCCCTGCCGATGGGCGGCCAGGCCGTCGTCACGGCGCGCGCCGGAGCGGCCGGGCTCGTGCTGGAGGGGGTCGCCGAGGGCGCGCGCGCCCGGCTCAAGCCCGAGGCGGCGACGGGGCTGGCGGGTCAGCGGCTGACGGAAGGTCTTGCGGGCCAGTGGGTCCAGCCCTACTGGCTGTGGCTGACCGTGCAGCAGGCCGGCGGGACCCTGGACGTCGAGACCGTCGACGGTCGTGTGGTTTTGAGGGCAACGATGACGTCTTAA
- the cysQ gene encoding 3'(2'),5'-bisphosphate nucleotidase CysQ, which yields MTSDLASDLASGALHDRIADIAEDAARVILPFWRAGGEVFTKADDSPVTLADQQAEALILSRLAALYPDIQAVAEEQSEAEGRPASADAVFWLIDPLDGTKGFVAGKESFTVNIALIQDGRPVAGVVTAPATATTWRTAPGGGAEMRRYAESGNDPWRAIKVRNRPDEGIALLSHSVTDEEATRLAARHGCTKWQGTDSSLKFCLIAEGRFDAYPRTGPTSEWDTAAGQAVLEAAGGRVLAADGSPLGYAKPGFLNGPFVAMGG from the coding sequence ATGACCTCAGACCTCGCTTCCGACCTCGCCTCCGGTGCCCTGCACGACCGTATCGCCGACATCGCCGAGGACGCCGCGCGGGTCATCCTGCCGTTCTGGCGGGCGGGGGGCGAGGTCTTCACCAAGGCCGACGACAGCCCGGTCACCCTGGCGGACCAGCAGGCCGAGGCCCTGATCCTGTCGCGTCTGGCGGCCCTGTATCCCGACATCCAGGCCGTGGCCGAGGAGCAGTCGGAGGCCGAGGGCAGGCCGGCCAGCGCTGACGCGGTGTTCTGGCTGATCGATCCGCTGGACGGCACCAAGGGGTTCGTGGCGGGCAAGGAGAGTTTCACCGTCAACATCGCCCTGATTCAGGACGGTCGTCCGGTCGCCGGCGTGGTCACCGCCCCAGCGACGGCCACGACCTGGCGCACGGCGCCAGGCGGCGGGGCCGAGATGCGCCGCTATGCCGAGAGCGGCAACGACCCTTGGCGCGCCATCAAGGTCCGCAACCGGCCGGACGAGGGCATCGCCCTGCTGAGCCACAGCGTGACGGACGAGGAGGCGACCCGTCTGGCCGCCCGCCACGGCTGCACGAAATGGCAGGGGACGGATTCGTCGTTGAAGTTCTGCCTGATCGCCGAGGGCCGGTTCGACGCCTATCCCCGCACTGGCCCGACCTCGGAATGGGACACGGCGGCCGGCCAGGCGGTGCTGGAGGCAGCGGGTGGTCGCGTGCTGGCCGCCGACGGATCGCCGCTGGGGTACGCCAAGCCGGGCTTCCTGAACGGGCCGTTCGTGGCGATGGGCGGCTAG
- a CDS encoding PleD family two-component system response regulator, whose protein sequence is MDVRTCLIVDDSRIIRKVARRIVEALDFEVDEAADGIEALSHCAGLMPDVILLDWNMPVMDGLTFIRRLRAQPNGGHPKVLFCTIETAPERIAEALGAGADDYIMKPFDGEILQSKLSEVGAV, encoded by the coding sequence GTGGACGTCCGGACCTGCCTCATCGTGGACGACAGCCGGATCATCCGGAAGGTGGCGCGTCGCATCGTCGAGGCTCTGGACTTCGAGGTCGACGAGGCGGCCGACGGCATCGAGGCCCTGTCCCATTGCGCCGGCCTGATGCCGGACGTGATCCTGCTGGACTGGAACATGCCGGTCATGGACGGGCTGACCTTCATCCGCCGCCTGCGCGCCCAGCCTAACGGCGGCCACCCCAAGGTGCTGTTCTGCACCATCGAGACCGCGCCCGAGCGGATCGCCGAGGCCCTGGGGGCCGGGGCCGACGACTACATCATGAAGCCGTTCGACGGCGAGATCCTGCAGTCGAAACTGTCCGAAGTCGGAGCCGTCTGA
- a CDS encoding alkene reductase: MTSLFDPFDLGAIHANNRIAMAPLTRSRAIANEVPNPMAVEYYAQRASVGLIISEATQISRSGQGYPATPGIFTDEQVAGWKPILDAVHAKGGKMVAQLWHVGRVSVSAYQSDGLPGYGPSAIAAVGQIMKPDFTMTQMETPRVLTEDQIAAIVQDYVHAAEMARKAGFDGVEIHAANGYLIDQFLKDGSNQRDDRYGGSIENRTRFLLEVVTAVVAAIGADRVGVRLSPSNGANGTMDSNPGPLFLHVAAALKPFGLAYLHVIEGEPDTPMAIKGGAPQLAAQMREAFDGPFMLNGGLTKELAQKAIDDGRADLVSIGVPVLANPDLVERWKTDAPLNTPDQGTFYGGGAEGYIDYPTLETAAA, from the coding sequence ATGACTTCCCTCTTCGATCCGTTCGACCTCGGCGCCATCCATGCGAACAATCGCATCGCCATGGCCCCCCTGACCCGCAGCCGCGCGATCGCGAACGAGGTCCCCAATCCGATGGCGGTCGAATATTATGCCCAGCGCGCCTCGGTCGGCTTGATCATCTCCGAGGCCACCCAGATCAGCCGCTCGGGCCAGGGCTATCCGGCCACGCCCGGCATCTTCACCGACGAACAGGTCGCCGGCTGGAAGCCGATCCTGGACGCGGTCCACGCCAAGGGCGGCAAGATGGTGGCCCAGCTGTGGCACGTCGGCCGCGTCTCGGTCTCGGCCTACCAGTCGGACGGCCTGCCGGGCTACGGCCCCTCGGCCATCGCCGCCGTCGGCCAGATCATGAAGCCCGACTTCACCATGACCCAGATGGAGACGCCGCGCGTCCTGACGGAGGATCAGATCGCCGCCATCGTGCAGGACTATGTCCATGCCGCCGAGATGGCCAGGAAGGCCGGGTTCGACGGCGTCGAGATCCATGCCGCCAACGGCTATCTGATCGACCAATTCCTGAAGGACGGCTCCAATCAGCGCGACGACCGCTATGGCGGCTCGATCGAGAACCGCACCCGCTTCCTGCTGGAGGTCGTCACGGCCGTGGTCGCGGCGATCGGCGCCGACCGGGTCGGCGTCCGCCTGTCGCCGTCGAACGGGGCCAACGGGACGATGGATTCGAACCCGGGGCCGCTGTTCCTGCACGTCGCCGCGGCGCTGAAGCCGTTCGGCCTGGCCTATCTGCATGTGATCGAGGGCGAGCCCGACACGCCGATGGCGATCAAGGGCGGCGCGCCACAGCTGGCGGCGCAGATGCGCGAGGCCTTCGACGGCCCCTTCATGCTGAACGGCGGCCTGACGAAAGAACTGGCTCAGAAAGCGATTGATGACGGCCGCGCCGACCTGGTCAGCATCGGCGTGCCGGTTCTGGCGAACCCCGACCTGGTCGAGCGCTGGAAGACCGACGCCCCCCTGAACACCCCCGACCAGGGCACCTTCTACGGCGGCGGAGCCGAGGGCTATATCGACTATCCGACGCTGGAGACGGCCGCGGCCTGA
- a CDS encoding bifunctional diguanylate cyclase/phosphodiesterase gives MPQRARAKNEVWKVAGGGLLAIVLLGVTLTRMSDSFDRVSREREQVLVDNGLASRVAEIGRGVVPQAVWDEAVVHLDNRFDRGWARDNIGTYLHVTDGFQFSWVLNAEDRPLYGMDGGRDAPLSAYKNLERPMAGLVARVRQAEALRITTTTPSQANKPMTALTASAIDRVGEDLFVLSATLVQPDFGTARIQGRRAPVVVTGHRVDQAFIDAFAARYMLTDAHLHLDDARDEPGEAHASIADPRGTVVATVDWTPQRPGGALLARFLPLTLALLSAILIVALAAYRRAYAATVAVIESEQRAVHIAYHDTLTGLGNRAALEARLAELVEVEATDGPRYALHCIDLDNFKDINDISGHSLGDELLRFAARRLRRMADAEAVCYRIGGDEFALLQPLTDADSAQAWAEAIVQAIARPFALSIGRIQTSASVGVALLSAEDRDAGDVLRRADLALFAAKRQGRSRFAVYDPDMDEALRLRRGMQEALKRDLHTGALTMVYQPQVDRARNLIGVEALVRWTSSTYGAVSPAVFVPLAEECGLIEALGMFTLKRAFRDSLRWPNVKTAINVSALQLRDGGFTARIVALAEAMGVQPSNIELELTEGVLVDQGQETAAQLRALRAAGFSLAIDDFGTGYSSLSYLSRFPIGKIKIDRSFVVEIGLSNCADVLVSTIIDLGRSLNMRVIAEGVETTEQWLRLAAVGCNEFQGYLSSPPVGADLIARMYDGQKVDLPGQDARFAPERRIASAA, from the coding sequence TTGCCACAGCGCGCGAGGGCGAAGAACGAGGTTTGGAAAGTCGCCGGCGGGGGCCTGCTGGCGATCGTTCTGCTGGGCGTCACCCTGACCCGGATGTCGGACAGTTTCGACCGCGTGTCGCGCGAGCGCGAGCAGGTCCTGGTCGACAACGGCCTGGCGTCGCGCGTCGCCGAGATCGGGCGCGGCGTGGTGCCCCAGGCGGTGTGGGACGAGGCCGTGGTCCATCTGGACAACCGTTTCGACCGCGGCTGGGCCCGGGACAACATCGGCACCTATCTGCACGTCACCGACGGATTCCAGTTCTCCTGGGTGCTGAACGCGGAGGACAGGCCACTCTACGGCATGGACGGCGGGCGCGATGCGCCGCTGTCCGCCTACAAAAACCTCGAGCGTCCGATGGCCGGCCTCGTGGCTCGGGTCCGCCAGGCGGAGGCGCTGCGCATCACGACCACGACCCCATCCCAGGCCAACAAGCCCATGACCGCCCTGACCGCCAGCGCGATCGACCGGGTGGGCGAGGATCTCTTCGTGCTGTCGGCCACCCTGGTGCAGCCCGATTTCGGCACCGCCCGGATCCAGGGCCGCCGGGCCCCCGTCGTCGTGACCGGGCATAGGGTCGATCAGGCCTTCATCGACGCCTTCGCCGCGCGCTACATGCTGACCGACGCCCATCTGCATCTGGACGACGCCCGCGACGAACCCGGCGAGGCCCACGCCAGCATCGCCGATCCCCGGGGCACGGTGGTGGCCACCGTGGACTGGACCCCTCAGCGGCCGGGCGGGGCGCTGCTGGCCCGTTTCCTGCCCCTGACGCTGGCCTTGCTGTCCGCGATCCTGATCGTAGCCCTGGCGGCCTATCGTCGCGCCTATGCCGCGACCGTCGCCGTGATCGAAAGCGAGCAACGGGCGGTGCATATCGCCTATCACGACACCTTGACCGGCCTGGGCAACCGCGCGGCCCTGGAGGCCCGGCTGGCGGAACTGGTCGAGGTCGAGGCGACCGACGGGCCGCGCTACGCGCTCCACTGCATCGATCTCGATAACTTCAAGGACATCAACGATATCAGCGGTCACAGCCTCGGCGATGAGCTGCTGCGGTTCGCCGCGCGTCGTCTGCGTCGGATGGCGGACGCGGAGGCGGTCTGTTACCGCATCGGCGGTGACGAGTTCGCCCTGCTACAGCCGCTGACCGACGCGGATTCGGCGCAGGCCTGGGCCGAGGCGATCGTTCAGGCCATCGCGCGACCCTTCGCCCTCAGCATCGGCCGGATCCAGACCAGCGCCAGCGTCGGCGTGGCCCTTCTGAGCGCGGAGGACCGCGACGCGGGCGACGTGCTGCGGCGGGCCGACCTGGCCCTGTTCGCCGCCAAGCGCCAAGGTCGATCGCGGTTCGCCGTGTACGATCCAGACATGGACGAGGCCTTGCGCCTCCGGCGGGGCATGCAGGAGGCCCTGAAGCGCGATCTGCATACCGGGGCCCTGACCATGGTCTACCAGCCCCAGGTCGATCGGGCGCGCAACCTGATCGGGGTCGAGGCCCTGGTCCGATGGACCTCCAGCACCTACGGCGCCGTCTCACCCGCCGTCTTCGTGCCCCTGGCCGAGGAGTGTGGTCTGATCGAAGCCCTGGGCATGTTCACGCTGAAGCGCGCCTTCAGGGACAGTCTGCGCTGGCCGAACGTCAAGACGGCCATCAATGTCTCGGCGCTGCAGCTTCGGGACGGCGGGTTCACCGCCCGGATCGTGGCCCTGGCCGAGGCCATGGGGGTGCAGCCGTCGAACATAGAGCTGGAACTGACCGAGGGGGTTCTGGTGGATCAGGGTCAGGAGACCGCCGCCCAGCTGCGGGCGCTGCGCGCGGCCGGTTTCTCCCTGGCCATCGACGATTTCGGCACCGGCTATTCCAGCCTGTCCTATTTGAGCCGGTTTCCAATCGGTAAGATCAAGATCGACCGCTCGTTCGTGGTCGAGATCGGCCTGTCGAACTGCGCCGATGTGCTGGTCTCGACCATCATCGATCTCGGCCGCTCGCTGAACATGCGGGTGATCGCCGAGGGCGTGGAGACGACCGAACAGTGGCTCCGCCTGGCGGCGGTGGGCTGCAACGAGTTCCAGGGCTATCTGTCCAGCCCGCCGGTCGGGGCCGACCTGATCGCCCGGATGTACGACGGCCAGAAGGTCGACCTGCCGGGCCAGGACGCGCGGTTCGCCCCCGAACGCCGCATCGCCTCGGCCGCCTAG
- a CDS encoding SDR family NAD(P)-dependent oxidoreductase, whose protein sequence is MSRLQGKTAVITGGGTGIGFGAAKRFIEEGAFVYLFGRRSAQLDAAVAQLGTNARAVVGSITDPADLDRLYATVKAERGGLDILFANAGTGAFAALSEITPEHYDQTFDINVKGTVFTVQKALPLMSAGGSIILTGSSTGVMGTPAFSIYSATKAAIRNLARSWALDLKGSGIRVNVLSPGPITTELASEVLGAEGLAAIGASTVLGRMGEPSETGAVAAFLASSDSSFMTGGEVFVDGGLAQV, encoded by the coding sequence ATGAGCAGACTTCAAGGGAAGACGGCGGTCATCACCGGCGGTGGCACGGGCATCGGGTTCGGGGCGGCCAAACGCTTCATCGAGGAAGGGGCGTTCGTCTACCTGTTCGGCCGGCGGTCGGCGCAGCTGGACGCGGCGGTGGCGCAACTTGGGACCAACGCCCGGGCGGTGGTCGGATCCATCACCGACCCCGCCGACCTGGACCGGCTCTATGCGACGGTGAAGGCCGAGCGCGGCGGGTTGGACATCCTGTTCGCCAACGCCGGGACCGGAGCCTTCGCCGCCCTGAGCGAGATCACGCCCGAGCACTACGACCAGACCTTCGACATCAATGTGAAGGGCACGGTCTTCACCGTGCAGAAGGCCCTGCCGCTGATGTCGGCGGGCGGGTCGATCATCCTGACGGGGTCGAGCACGGGGGTGATGGGGACCCCGGCGTTCAGCATCTACAGCGCCACCAAGGCCGCGATCCGCAACCTGGCCCGCAGCTGGGCCCTGGACCTGAAGGGCAGCGGCATCCGCGTCAACGTCCTGTCGCCCGGGCCGATCACGACCGAACTGGCGTCCGAGGTCCTGGGGGCCGAGGGCCTGGCGGCCATCGGGGCCTCGACGGTGCTGGGGCGGATGGGCGAGCCGTCGGAGACGGGCGCGGTCGCGGCCTTCCTGGCGTCGTCGGATTCCAGCTTCATGACCGGGGGCGAGGTGTTCGTCGACGGCGGGCTGGCCCAGGTCTAG
- a CDS encoding helix-turn-helix domain-containing protein, whose protein sequence is MSAEPVDPSPAQTCTPTLPGFTCGLDATLRVISGKWKPLILYFLAQGGPTRYGELRRAIRDVSDKMLIQQLKELQADDLVRRNDYREVPPRVDYSLTPLGQSLAQALVGLCTWGTENMAEVQKVYARREALAASRAEGTAGV, encoded by the coding sequence ATGTCCGCTGAACCCGTCGATCCCTCGCCCGCCCAGACCTGCACCCCCACGCTGCCCGGCTTCACCTGCGGCCTGGACGCGACCCTGCGGGTCATCTCCGGCAAGTGGAAGCCGCTGATCCTCTACTTCCTGGCGCAGGGCGGGCCGACCCGCTACGGCGAGTTGCGGCGGGCGATCCGGGACGTCAGCGACAAGATGCTGATCCAGCAGCTGAAGGAACTACAGGCCGACGACCTGGTCCGGCGCAACGACTATCGGGAAGTCCCGCCCCGCGTGGATTACAGCCTGACCCCGCTCGGGCAGAGCCTGGCGCAGGCCCTCGTCGGACTCTGCACCTGGGGCACCGAGAACATGGCGGAGGTTCAGAAGGTCTATGCCCGACGCGAGGCCTTGGCCGCGTCGCGCGCCGAGGGAACGGCCGGCGTCTGA